The Bacteroidota bacterium genome includes a region encoding these proteins:
- a CDS encoding T9SS C-terminal target domain-containing protein, which yields MKKIIFAFLPGFCLFLPGVFAQFSPGAGQPGSAAIHKDSIIFINWAIACQVTRGLQDISNASIGYASAGEAQMAIGKSGTSGTVSLGDGGTAVLTFEGPIINGPGYDFAVFENSFDGSFLELAFVEVSSNGQTFFRFPATCLTDTNTQLGTFDLSEASKLNNLAGKYKLFYGTPFDLEEMTNIPGLDVNHITHVKIIDVVGSLNDQYATRDAQNNKINDPFPTPFPQGGFDLDAVGVINQVPGTSVKKQKNSLFSINSFPNPVKDNITIKYSIKEPGNIKISLRRTDNIEVRIFEDAYKEIGDYSISVNIEALQNGLYILNFRGEKNMENQKVILLK from the coding sequence ATGAAAAAAATAATATTTGCTTTTTTGCCTGGCTTTTGTCTTTTTTTACCTGGCGTTTTTGCGCAGTTTTCTCCTGGGGCTGGGCAACCAGGATCAGCAGCAATTCATAAGGATAGCATCATCTTTATTAATTGGGCAATAGCTTGCCAGGTAACAAGAGGATTACAAGATATTTCCAATGCTTCAATAGGATATGCATCAGCGGGAGAAGCTCAGATGGCAATTGGAAAATCAGGAACAAGTGGAACTGTTAGTCTTGGGGATGGGGGAACGGCTGTACTTACTTTTGAAGGGCCTATTATCAATGGCCCCGGTTATGATTTTGCAGTTTTTGAAAATTCATTTGATGGTTCCTTTTTGGAACTGGCATTTGTGGAAGTAAGTTCCAATGGACAAACTTTTTTCCGTTTCCCTGCTACTTGCCTTACCGACACTAACACTCAATTAGGCACATTTGATTTATCAGAAGCTAGCAAACTTAACAACCTGGCGGGAAAATACAAGCTTTTTTATGGAACACCCTTTGATTTGGAGGAGATGACAAATATCCCCGGTCTTGATGTAAACCATATCACCCATGTTAAAATTATTGATGTAGTAGGTTCTTTAAACGATCAATATGCCACTAGGGATGCACAGAACAATAAAATTAATGATCCTTTTCCAACTCCATTTCCCCAAGGTGGTTTTGATTTAGATGCAGTGGGAGTTATTAATCAAGTGCCGGGAACAAGTGTTAAAAAGCAAAAAAACAGTCTTTTTAGTATAAATTCTTTTCCCAATCCCGTAAAAGATAATATAACAATAAAATATAGCATAAAAGAACCAGGGAATATAAAAATAAGTCTTAGGAGAACTGATAACATTGAGGTTCGTATTTTTGAAGATGCATATAAAGAAATTGGCGATTATAGTATTTCGGTAAATATTGAAGCATTACAAAATGGTCTTTATATCCTGAATTTTAGGGGTGAAAAAAACATGGAAAATCAAAAAGTTATACTTTTAAAATGA
- the rbfA gene encoding 30S ribosome-binding factor RbfA: METTRQKKVARLLQKELGEIFQRESNTMFGGAFITVTGVRISPDLSVAKTYLSIFVVKDRDLVMKNVKKQTKEIRTKLGERIKQQLRIVPNLDFHIDDSLDYAEKIDNLLKK, translated from the coding sequence ATGGAAACTACAAGACAAAAAAAAGTTGCACGATTACTGCAAAAAGAGTTGGGCGAAATTTTCCAGCGTGAAAGCAATACCATGTTTGGTGGCGCATTTATTACTGTTACCGGGGTGAGAATTAGCCCTGATTTATCTGTTGCAAAAACTTATTTAAGCATTTTTGTTGTTAAAGACAGAGATCTTGTGATGAAAAATGTAAAAAAACAGACCAAAGAAATACGTACAAAACTTGGGGAAAGAATAAAACAACAATTACGTATAGTTCCAAATCTTGATTTTCACATTGATGATTCTCTTGACTATGCTGAAAAAATTGATAACTTACTGAAAAAATAA
- a CDS encoding acyl-CoA thioesterase: MAKSKTAKESHTISTEIVLPNDTNTIGNLMGGRLLHLMDITAAISAHRHCKRVVVTAAVNNVSFNFPIRLADIVTLEAKVSRAYSTSMEVFIDVYVENHSTGLKTKCNEAIYTFVAVDQLGNPISVPDLIPETEEEKARYESALRRKQLSLILAGKMKPQDANELKALFA, encoded by the coding sequence ATGGCTAAGTCAAAAACCGCAAAAGAATCCCATACAATATCCACTGAAATTGTACTTCCAAATGATACCAACACAATTGGCAATTTAATGGGAGGGCGTCTTTTACATTTAATGGATATTACCGCTGCCATTTCTGCTCACAGGCATTGTAAAAGAGTAGTTGTTACAGCAGCAGTAAATAATGTTTCCTTTAATTTCCCAATCAGGCTTGCTGATATTGTAACTTTGGAAGCTAAAGTTTCAAGGGCTTACAGCACTTCAATGGAGGTTTTTATTGATGTGTATGTTGAGAATCATTCTACAGGATTAAAAACAAAATGCAATGAAGCTATCTACACCTTTGTTGCCGTTGACCAGTTAGGAAATCCTATTTCGGTGCCTGATCTAATTCCTGAAACTGAGGAAGAAAAAGCAAGATATGAAAGCGCATTAAGAAGAAAGCAGCTTAGCCTTATATTGGCTGGGAAAATGAAACCTCAGGATGCAAATGAATTAAAAGCCTTGTTTGCCTAA
- a CDS encoding glycosyltransferase family 2 protein — protein sequence MISIITAIYNQIGLNRLFYKNLVNYTHGPFELIIIDNNSNDGSREFFKSVGAVVIENDGNYSYPYCQNQGINIARGEILAFLNNDIIVAPNWDLNLLDTMKHHQLDIITCCGIEQAENPVTTKKFRKRWHKIKYGIGVIARNELSFSIMHRLMYGNWEKFSDQRQKKFGRDVIEGFVGNTVVMSRKAIELLGLWDEKIQAGDFDLFMRSKKRSLEKGDIKPMHISLGVFNHHFIRITAKSKPPVFKDSANLITFDEKWSEKERTLYLQQIIL from the coding sequence ATGATCAGCATTATTACCGCCATATACAATCAAATTGGACTCAACAGGCTTTTTTATAAAAACCTTGTCAACTACACACATGGCCCTTTTGAGCTTATTATCATTGATAATAATTCCAATGATGGCAGCAGGGAGTTTTTTAAAAGTGTAGGTGCAGTTGTTATTGAAAATGACGGAAATTATTCTTATCCTTATTGTCAAAACCAAGGAATTAATATTGCCAGAGGTGAAATTCTTGCCTTTTTGAACAATGATATTATTGTTGCTCCTAATTGGGATTTGAATTTACTGGATACCATGAAACACCACCAATTGGATATAATAACCTGTTGTGGTATTGAACAGGCTGAAAATCCTGTGACGACAAAAAAATTCAGAAAGCGCTGGCATAAGATCAAATATGGAATTGGCGTTATAGCTCGTAATGAGCTTTCTTTTTCCATTATGCATCGGTTAATGTATGGCAATTGGGAAAAGTTTTCAGATCAAAGGCAAAAGAAATTTGGCAGGGATGTGATTGAGGGATTTGTTGGAAATACTGTGGTAATGTCACGTAAGGCCATCGAATTGCTCGGTTTATGGGATGAAAAGATACAGGCTGGAGATTTTGATCTGTTTATGCGTAGTAAAAAAAGAAGCCTTGAAAAGGGGGATATAAAGCCTATGCATATTTCCCTTGGGGTTTTTAACCATCATTTTATCAGAATTACAGCTAAATCAAAACCTCCTGTTTTTAAGGATTCGGCCAATTTGATCACATTTGATGAAAAGTGGAGTGAAAAAGAAAGAACGTTATATTTACAGCAAATAATATTGTAA
- a CDS encoding CopD family protein: protein MPMLYLKALHIIFIVTWFAGLFYIVRLFIYHTEAQEKPEPEKSILQKQFKLMEKRLWFGITWPSMILTWIFGLWLAFTMYGFNVFNFPAWLTIKLGFVLGLTIYHLTCGIVFNRLKNDKIKLSSSALRIWNEVATLFLVAIVFLVVLKSFFDLFWGLAGFIVFSLLLFLAIAMYKKNRIKNQ, encoded by the coding sequence ATTCCTATGCTTTATTTAAAGGCCTTACATATTATTTTTATTGTTACCTGGTTTGCAGGCCTGTTTTATATTGTCAGGTTATTCATCTACCATACTGAGGCGCAAGAAAAACCGGAACCTGAAAAATCAATATTGCAAAAACAGTTTAAATTAATGGAAAAAAGACTCTGGTTTGGCATTACCTGGCCATCTATGATTTTAACCTGGATTTTTGGTTTGTGGCTAGCTTTTACAATGTACGGATTCAATGTTTTTAATTTTCCTGCCTGGTTAACCATCAAACTTGGTTTTGTTTTAGGACTCACCATTTACCACTTAACTTGCGGAATTGTTTTTAACAGACTTAAAAACGACAAAATTAAATTAAGTTCGTCTGCATTAAGAATATGGAATGAAGTTGCTACTTTATTTCTGGTGGCAATTGTATTTTTAGTGGTATTAAAAAGCTTTTTTGATTTGTTTTGGGGATTGGCTGGATTTATTGTTTTTTCACTCTTGCTTTTCCTTGCAATTGCAATGTATAAAAAGAATAGAATAAAAAATCAATAG
- a CDS encoding ATP-binding cassette domain-containing protein, with translation MKTYFRILSYARPLNRFVPAYAILAIFAVVFGLINFTLLIPLLNVLFDTAPVNIELVKPEFHFNILYFRDLFNYYFGKILLDHGRVGALQFVCVVLVFSVFAANVFKYTSQRVMSSMRTTTVYNIRRNLFDKITDLHLGYFNKHQKGQLISRLTNDVNEIENSVVSSVQVVFKEPLMIIGYLVLLFIMSVELTIFTLMVLPLSGFFISVILKKLKRESRQIQELLGTILSVIEETISGVRIIKAFNAQPFVRKQFKKQNIKHRTVLKSMWNKRELASPVSEFAGVLVVALVLLYGGTLVLENNSELSASEFITYIILYSQILVPAKSISTAISNIQRGIASGERIFEIMDTDISIKDHPRAKSFEKFNNKIEYKNVTFGYESEMVLKDISFTIPEGKITALVGSSGSGKSTIADLLPRFYDSKSGEILMDGIPVQEIKLKDLRKQLGIVTQESILFNDTVFNNIAFGVESASEDAVIKAAKIANAHEFIIAMPEGYQTNIGDRGSKLSGGQRQRMSIARAIFKNPPILILDEATSALDTESERLVQEALQNLMKNRTTLVIAHRLSTIQHANEILVIDKGEIVERGTHDHLLEKKGIYKKLYDLQSFI, from the coding sequence ATGAAGACCTATTTCAGAATACTGTCATATGCAAGGCCTTTAAATAGGTTTGTTCCGGCCTATGCCATCCTGGCTATTTTTGCTGTTGTATTTGGATTGATAAATTTCACCTTGTTGATTCCTCTGCTCAATGTGCTTTTTGATACAGCACCAGTAAATATTGAATTAGTAAAACCAGAATTTCACTTCAATATTCTTTATTTCAGGGATCTTTTTAATTACTATTTTGGAAAAATACTTCTAGATCATGGAAGAGTAGGGGCTCTGCAGTTTGTTTGTGTAGTATTGGTTTTTTCTGTTTTTGCGGCAAATGTATTTAAATATACCTCTCAAAGGGTTATGAGTTCCATGCGCACTACCACTGTATATAATATTCGTAGAAATTTGTTTGACAAGATTACTGATTTGCATTTGGGATATTTCAATAAACATCAAAAAGGCCAGTTGATTTCCAGGCTTACTAATGATGTAAATGAAATTGAAAATTCAGTGGTTAGTTCCGTACAGGTGGTTTTTAAAGAACCCCTTATGATTATAGGGTACCTTGTGCTCTTGTTTATTATGTCGGTAGAGTTGACCATATTTACCTTAATGGTTTTGCCTTTATCCGGGTTTTTTATTTCAGTTATATTAAAAAAACTTAAGCGGGAATCAAGACAAATTCAGGAATTGCTTGGAACTATTTTAAGTGTTATTGAAGAAACAATTTCAGGAGTCAGGATTATTAAAGCATTTAATGCCCAACCCTTTGTTCGAAAACAATTTAAAAAGCAAAATATCAAGCACAGAACAGTACTTAAATCCATGTGGAATAAAAGGGAACTTGCTTCACCTGTTTCGGAATTTGCGGGGGTTCTTGTAGTTGCCCTTGTGTTGCTTTATGGGGGAACCTTAGTTTTGGAGAACAATTCCGAACTTTCTGCAAGTGAATTTATTACCTATATTATTCTTTATTCTCAAATCCTTGTTCCTGCAAAAAGCATATCCACCGCAATAAGCAATATACAAAGAGGGATAGCTTCTGGAGAAAGGATTTTTGAAATAATGGATACGGATATTTCTATAAAAGATCATCCCAGGGCTAAGTCTTTTGAAAAGTTCAACAATAAAATTGAGTATAAAAATGTCACTTTTGGCTATGAAAGTGAAATGGTATTAAAAGATATAAGTTTTACGATTCCAGAAGGAAAAATTACTGCTCTTGTAGGTTCATCCGGATCAGGGAAATCAACTATTGCAGATTTATTGCCGCGCTTTTATGATTCTAAATCAGGTGAAATATTAATGGATGGCATTCCAGTTCAGGAAATAAAGCTTAAGGATTTAAGAAAGCAATTGGGAATAGTAACACAGGAATCGATTTTATTCAATGATACGGTTTTTAACAATATTGCTTTTGGAGTGGAATCTGCAAGCGAGGATGCTGTGATTAAAGCGGCCAAAATTGCAAATGCACATGAATTTATTATTGCCATGCCCGAGGGTTATCAAACCAATATTGGGGATCGAGGCAGCAAGTTATCAGGAGGGCAAAGGCAGCGAATGAGTATTGCAAGGGCAATATTTAAAAATCCACCTATCCTGATTCTTGATGAGGCCACCTCTGCATTAGATACCGAATCAGAACGTTTGGTTCAGGAGGCTTTACAAAACCTGATGAAAAACCGCACTACACTTGTGATTGCACATCGCCTTTCCACAATTCAACATGCAAATGAAATATTGGTGATTGATAAGGGGGAAATTGTTGAAAGAGGCACCCATGATCATTTATTAGAGAAAAAGGGAATTTATAAAAAACTATACGATTTGCAGAGTTTCATTTAA
- a CDS encoding DUF4465 domain-containing protein: MKTRATQLILFKILMSITVYSNAQTVSDYENLSLNADSYWEGSDLSQGFNSGNAFFTNTFDLTWGGYWSEGFAYSNMKDSTTAGFTNLYSARTASGYYNSANYAIGMDAAVIHLKNAAKGGIVNGMYVTNSTYAAISMLQGDAIGKQFGSIYGANGDIDGTQGKDWYKLSITGFYNNAPINDTVDFYLADYRFSNASQNYIVTTWEWVNLESLGNLDSLIFHLSSSDNGDWGMNTPGYFCVDDFTTMDSPLLVENHFKKNLFAFYPNPAGDQLNVSFTSSNYTFISIRDLAGRELFKENIENTDKYKINVSGYPSGAYIIEVSNSDHFIERTIFIKN; encoded by the coding sequence ATGAAAACAAGAGCAACTCAATTAATTCTGTTTAAAATCTTAATGTCAATTACTGTGTATTCCAATGCACAAACAGTTTCGGATTATGAAAACCTTTCGCTTAATGCAGATTCTTATTGGGAAGGAAGCGATTTATCGCAGGGATTTAATAGCGGAAATGCCTTTTTTACCAATACTTTTGATTTAACCTGGGGAGGTTATTGGAGTGAAGGCTTTGCATATTCCAACATGAAGGACAGCACAACGGCAGGATTTACAAATTTATACAGCGCCAGAACTGCAAGCGGATACTACAATTCTGCTAATTATGCTATTGGTATGGATGCCGCTGTTATCCATCTGAAAAATGCTGCAAAAGGAGGAATTGTAAATGGAATGTACGTTACAAATTCAACCTATGCGGCTATCAGTATGCTTCAAGGAGATGCCATAGGTAAGCAATTCGGTTCAATTTATGGAGCAAATGGCGATATTGATGGCACTCAAGGCAAAGATTGGTACAAATTAAGCATAACTGGTTTTTACAACAATGCTCCCATCAATGACACCGTTGATTTTTATCTTGCAGATTATCGTTTTTCCAATGCATCGCAAAATTATATAGTTACCACCTGGGAGTGGGTTAATTTGGAATCATTAGGCAATTTAGACAGCCTTATCTTTCATCTTTCCTCTTCTGACAATGGAGATTGGGGAATGAATACTCCAGGATATTTTTGCGTAGATGATTTCACTACAATGGATTCGCCTCTATTGGTAGAAAACCACTTCAAAAAAAATCTGTTTGCCTTTTACCCAAATCCTGCAGGTGATCAATTAAATGTTTCATTTACAAGCTCAAATTATACCTTTATCAGCATAAGGGATCTTGCAGGAAGAGAACTTTTTAAAGAGAACATTGAAAACACCGATAAATATAAAATTAATGTTTCGGGATACCCTTCAGGAGCTTACATTATTGAGGTATCTAATTCTGATCATTTTATTGAACGAACTATTTTTATTAAAAATTAA
- a CDS encoding class I SAM-dependent methyltransferase, whose amino-acid sequence MHYDPIKRVLGNVFNRSSNLRIVFYKLLGLLLLRSWHIQKEIKRWALKIPDNATILDAGAGFGQYSYFLSEINPKWNILAVDVKEEQVCDCNTFFRTIKKDNVLFKIEDLTTFQKPGSFDLILSVDVMEHILEDVLVFKNFHASLKEGGMLLISTPSDQGGSDVSEDGESSFIEEHVRDGYNIGEIEQKLKSVGFTRVSARYSYGNPGKISWKLSMKYPIQMLGISKLFFIVLPFYYFVTFPVAYLLNYMDTNMIHKTGTGLIVRAWK is encoded by the coding sequence ATGCATTACGATCCAATTAAACGAGTTTTGGGAAATGTTTTTAACCGTTCCTCGAATTTAAGAATAGTTTTTTACAAGCTTCTGGGCTTATTGCTACTACGCTCATGGCACATTCAAAAGGAAATAAAAAGATGGGCTTTAAAAATTCCAGACAATGCTACCATTCTTGATGCCGGTGCTGGATTTGGACAGTATTCCTACTTTTTATCTGAAATTAATCCAAAATGGAACATACTTGCGGTTGATGTAAAGGAAGAGCAAGTATGCGATTGCAATACATTTTTCCGAACCATTAAAAAGGATAATGTTTTATTTAAAATTGAAGACCTGACTACATTTCAAAAACCTGGTTCTTTTGATCTTATTTTATCCGTGGATGTAATGGAACATATACTGGAAGATGTATTGGTTTTTAAAAATTTTCATGCCTCTTTAAAAGAAGGGGGTATGCTGTTAATTTCCACTCCATCAGATCAAGGTGGCTCAGACGTTTCAGAGGATGGAGAATCCTCTTTTATAGAAGAACATGTTAGAGACGGTTATAATATTGGCGAGATAGAACAAAAACTAAAAAGCGTAGGATTCACAAGAGTTTCGGCAAGATATTCTTACGGAAATCCAGGGAAAATTTCCTGGAAGCTTTCAATGAAATATCCTATTCAAATGCTTGGAATTTCTAAATTGTTTTTTATCGTTCTGCCTTTTTATTACTTTGTAACCTTTCCTGTTGCCTATCTGCTTAATTATATGGACACAAATATGATCCATAAAACGGGGACAGGTCTTATTGTAAGGGCTTGGAAATAA